One window of the Sander lucioperca isolate FBNREF2018 chromosome 5, SLUC_FBN_1.2, whole genome shotgun sequence genome contains the following:
- the trim59 gene encoding tripartite motif-containing protein 59, which yields MDNVEEDLTCSVCYSLFSDPRVLPCSHTFCKTCLDNLLQVSTNYSIWRPLRLPLKCPNCRSVVELPPMGVDSLPTNVCLRAIIEKYQSDGAPRPPSCQEHHRQPLNMYCIQDRQLICGLCLTVGQHQGHPIDDLQAAFIREKQTPSLLLTRLSEQRWAQVCELGEQLEQEKARCEGLVRQDRQEVNQFFQTLEAVLARKRHAYLEALDKAGAEVSRAYDPLIHRVKELQEEQLDLVSLGSSVEEEDSPLVFLEQVHLFRERVEEFVKTPLPSVINLSVTPRAAEHLQQHWPAVTIGSLEEAPVPKVCCCARCGRVEAGDGAEAGRDQSVSWAHKLWCELRPTSSVVLVGLLLLLLPLLAALWVNPVGGVSLGFSLLSQFSQLVHGLSSDLITSLWDTVRSAYTVMEATVERWSSHLSSLGEKAFQQLAALFRTLTLH from the exons ATGGACAATGTAGAGGAGGACCTGACGTGCTCTGTGTGCTACTCTCTGTTCTCTGACCCGCGAGTCCTGCCGTGCTCACACACCTTCTGTAAGACCTGCCTGGACAACTTGCTCCAGGTGTCTACCAACTATTCCATCTGGCGTCCACTCCGCCTGCCGCTAAAATGCCCCAACTGCCGCAGCGTGGTGGAGCTGCCCCCGATGGGCGTAGACTCTCTGCCCACCAACGTATGCCTGCGGGCCATCATCGAGAAA TACCAGAGCGACGGTGCGCCGCGACCCCCTTCCTGTCAGGAGCACCACAGGCAGCCGCTTAACATGTACTGCATCCAGGACCGGCAGCTGATCTGTGGGCTGTGTCTGACTGTCGGGCAGCACCAGGGCCATCCCATAGATGACCTGCAGGCGGCATTCATCAGAGAAAAACAGACCCCATCGCTACTGCTGACCAGACTCTCTGAGCAGAGATGGGCACAG GTGTGTGAGCTGGGGGAgcagctggagcaggagaaagCCCGCTGTGAGGGTCTGGTGAGGCAGGACCGACAGGAGGTCAATCAGTTTTTTCAGACGCTGGAGGCGGTGCTGGCCAGGAAGAGACACGCCTACCTGGAAGCCCTGGATAAAGCTGGTGCAGAGGTGTCCCGGGCCTACGACCCACTCATTCACCGAGTGAAGGAGCTCCAG GAAGAACAGTTGGACCTGGTGTCCTTGGGTTCATCAGTAGAGGAGGAGGACTCGCCGCTGGTCTTCCTggagcaggtgcatttgtttcgagagagggtggaggagtttgttaaaacCCCTCTGCCCTCAGTGATAAACCTGTCTGTCACCCCGCGGGCAGCAGAGCACCTTCAGCAGCACTGGCCCGCTGTGACCATCGGGAGCCTGGAGGAAGCGCCTGTCCCTAAGGTGTGCTGCTGCGCCAGATGTGGCCGCGTGGAGGCCGGGGACGGAGCCGAAGCTGGAAGGGATCAGTCCGTCAGCTGGGCGCACAAGTTGTGGTGTGAGCTGCGGCCTACTTCTTCTGTGGTGCTGgtggggctgctgctgctgctgctgccgctgctggcAGCGCTGTGGGTCAACCCGGTCGGAGGGGTGTCACTCggtttctctctgctctctcagtTCAGTCAGTTGGTCCACGGCCTGAGCAGTGACCTGATCACGTCTCTCTGGGACACGGTGCGCTCAGCATACACAGTGATGGAGGCCACGGTAGAAAGATGGAGCTCTCACCTCTCCTCATTGGGTGAAAAGGCCTTCCAGCAGCTGGCTGCCTTATTCAGAACTCTGACATTACACTGA